GCCCAGCGGATGATCTTTCCAGAAGTTCTGCGTGAAGATCTCATGGACCAGGTAATCCGGGTTGTCCTCGTCCATCTTGATCTCTTCGAGAATCACGCCGCGTTCGCGCGACAGTTCCTTGGGATCGAAGGTCGGATTCAACACGAGGTCGCTAAGGATATCGAGCGCCGTAGGGAGGTGCTCATCAAGGACTTTCACATCGAAGCAGATGCATTCCTTGGCGGTGAACGCGTCCATGTTACCGCCGACCGAATCGACCTCACGGGCGATCTGCTCCGCATTGCGATTCTGGGTGCCCTTGAACACCATGTGCTCGACGAAGTGCGAAATGCCGTTCAGTTCCGGCATCTCATGGCGGGAGCCGGTCTTGATCCATATGCCGATCGACACCGATCGTATGTGCGGCATCTCCTCCGTGAGAATCGTCAGCCCATTAGGCAGCACTTCACGGCGAACGTTGCGCAACCCTTCCATGACGAGTTCACTGGTAGCGGCTACGGTTAACCCCTCGTTGTGCAAAAACAATTCTTTCATAACCTTGCGGTACTCGTCATAGCAGATTAGAGGCTTTTATTTTCAACAACTTACGGATTTTCTGGCGAAAAAGCGCGCATCCACCCAGAAGGAATCTATAGTAAAGACAGGTAATTGGATGCATGAGGCTGCCCCCACAATCCGACTTATTAGGCCTTAATCTTCAAGAACTTACGGCTGCTGTTGTGGAAAGTGGCCAACCGCCGTTCCGGGGCAAACAGTTGGTCGACGCCATCTACCGTCAGCGTGTGGCGAATGTTGCGGATATCTCAACGCTTCCGCAGAGTTTTCGCACGTCGCTTGTAGAAGAAGGCGTGAACATCGGGTGGCCAGAGATCTTGAAGCGGTTCACTTCGCGCGACGGCACCGTGCGTTACCTGATTGGCTTCCGCGATGGAGAGAGCGTGGAGACCGTCTGGATGCCTGAAGGCGATGGCGGCGAAGCCGGCGACGGCACCGACGCATACGAAGACACCTCTGAACGCCACTCCCACGAATGGCACCGGGCCACGATCTGTATTTCGAGCCAGGTCGGTTGTGCAGTGAACTGTCAGTTTTGCCTGACAGCCAAACTGGGCGTGAAGCGCAACCTCAGCGCTGGGGAAATCGTTGGACAAGTGCTCGTCGTTTTGCGCGATCACCAGGTAGACCTCGATACCGAACGCATAAACTTGGTCTTCATGGGGATGGGTGAACCCTTTCTCAATTACGACAATTTCATGAGCGCCGTGCGTCTTCTCGTTCAGGAGGTCGGCATTTCCGAATCGCGCATGACCGTCTCCACGGCCGGCATCGTTCCTCGTATCGAGGACTTCGGTCGTGAGCCCATTCGCCCCAAACTGGCAATCTCGTTGAACGCCTCCAACGACCTGACCCGTGAAGAAGTTATGCCGCTAAACCGAAAGTGGAACTTGAAGCAATTGCTCGATGCGGCCAAGACATTCCCGCTTCGCAGCCGGGAGCGGTTAACTTTTGA
This genomic window from Terriglobales bacterium contains:
- the rlmN gene encoding 23S rRNA (adenine(2503)-C(2))-methyltransferase RlmN; the encoded protein is MRLPPQSDLLGLNLQELTAAVVESGQPPFRGKQLVDAIYRQRVANVADISTLPQSFRTSLVEEGVNIGWPEILKRFTSRDGTVRYLIGFRDGESVETVWMPEGDGGEAGDGTDAYEDTSERHSHEWHRATICISSQVGCAVNCQFCLTAKLGVKRNLSAGEIVGQVLVVLRDHQVDLDTERINLVFMGMGEPFLNYDNFMSAVRLLVQEVGISESRMTVSTAGIVPRIEDFGREPIRPKLAISLNASNDLTREEVMPLNRKWNLKQLLDAAKTFPLRSRERLTFEYVLLKDVNDSRENAREVARLLNGIRAKVNLIALNPGPDIAFGTPDDHRVQEFQSILIDADIPAFIRRPRGRDIFAACGQLKRTEELVSLA